One genomic region from Metallosphaera tengchongensis encodes:
- a CDS encoding 50S ribosomal protein L44e, protein MKFPKLVKVYCPKCKAHTDHSVSIYKGGKRRALSEGQRRYERKNLGYGSTRKPEQKRYAKVTKKQVLTYKCQKCGYTIMKHGLRVKKLELAEVIK, encoded by the coding sequence ATGAAGTTCCCTAAACTAGTCAAGGTCTACTGTCCTAAGTGCAAGGCCCACACTGACCATTCGGTCTCCATCTACAAGGGAGGTAAGAGGAGGGCCCTCTCTGAGGGTCAGAGGAGGTACGAGAGGAAGAACCTGGGCTACGGGAGCACAAGGAAGCCAGAGCAGAAGAGGTACGCAAAGGTGACCAAGAAACAGGTCCTTACCTACAAGTGCCAGAAGTGTGGTTACACAATCATGAAACATGGGCTCAGGGTCAAGAAGTTGGAGTTGGCTGAGGTGATCAAATGA
- a CDS encoding 30S ribosomal protein S27e: protein MKKLRILIPEPSSSFLRVKCTNCNNEQVVFSNSSFPARCLSCGTQLVFPNGGKAKIAGEILRQLG, encoded by the coding sequence ATGAAGAAGCTGAGAATCCTAATACCGGAGCCTTCCTCGAGCTTCTTGAGGGTCAAGTGCACCAACTGCAACAACGAGCAGGTCGTTTTCTCCAACTCCTCCTTCCCAGCTAGGTGTCTCTCCTGTGGGACTCAACTCGTCTTCCCCAACGGTGGTAAAGCAAAAATAGCCGGGGAGATACTTAGACAACTAGGTTAG
- a CDS encoding translation initiation factor IF-2 subunit alpha has translation MIYNKYQLPREGEILIATVKQVFDYGSYVSLDEYGGLQAYLPWSEISTRWVKNIRDVVKEDRKIVVKVIRVDRRKGTVDVSLKKVNDDDRKKKNAQWKRIQKTDKILELVAQKLKKSEKDAWEQVAWKLEDRYGDVFNALQKALKEGDKVLLDAGVPEVWVKPLLEEASKHTEEKKVKDSKVVLLKTLDPEGVEKIRKVFDLEDEGDIKIFTIGAPRYRVEVSGTDPKLVAQRLEEVVQKIIERAKEEGVSAEVAK, from the coding sequence ATGATATACAACAAGTACCAACTTCCCAGGGAAGGGGAGATCCTAATAGCTACTGTCAAACAGGTTTTTGACTACGGTAGCTACGTTTCCTTGGACGAGTACGGGGGCCTCCAGGCTTACCTACCGTGGAGCGAGATCAGCACCAGGTGGGTAAAGAACATAAGGGACGTGGTCAAGGAGGACAGGAAGATAGTAGTCAAGGTCATTAGGGTCGATAGGAGGAAGGGGACGGTAGACGTCTCACTGAAGAAGGTGAATGACGACGACAGGAAGAAGAAGAACGCCCAGTGGAAGAGGATACAGAAGACGGACAAGATCCTCGAGCTAGTTGCACAGAAGCTGAAGAAGAGCGAGAAGGACGCTTGGGAGCAAGTAGCTTGGAAGCTTGAGGACAGGTACGGGGACGTCTTCAACGCTCTGCAGAAGGCGTTGAAGGAGGGGGACAAGGTACTCCTTGACGCTGGAGTCCCTGAGGTCTGGGTGAAACCCCTCCTCGAGGAGGCGTCAAAGCACACTGAGGAGAAGAAGGTCAAGGACAGCAAGGTGGTCCTGTTGAAGACCCTAGACCCAGAGGGTGTAGAGAAGATAAGGAAGGTCTTCGACCTGGAGGACGAGGGTGACATAAAGATTTTCACCATAGGTGCACCGAGGTACAGGGTCGAGGTGTCTGGGACTGACCCCAAGTTGGTCGCCCAGAGGCTAGAGGAAGTTGTCCAGAAGATAATCGAAAGGGCGAAGGAGGAGGGGGTCTCAGCGGAGGTCGCAAAATGA
- a CDS encoding RNA-protein complex protein Nop10, giving the protein MRLIRKCLRDGRYTLKENCPVCGGETRVAHPPRFSPQDRMVRYRVIAKRGREC; this is encoded by the coding sequence ATGAGGTTAATCAGGAAGTGCCTGAGGGACGGGAGGTACACCTTGAAGGAGAACTGCCCCGTCTGCGGTGGGGAGACCAGGGTTGCACACCCACCGAGGTTTTCGCCACAGGACAGGATGGTGAGGTACAGGGTCATAGCGAAGAGGGGGAGGGAGTGTTAA
- a CDS encoding STT3 domain-containing protein has product MALKEVSNALRKTVVVDLVSVLGISLVSMVIRALSAAYPLSINGFDSWYLFYNALLIAQAHGNWYAVPPDVHSWFPSGFFIELGDTIGLPFISALLALPFYSTYGPNAVYTVVLFLDLALAGLGVVATYLAVEGLTKSKVGAIVASLIIAVSPALTYKNLIGGLPKTSWGGVFVLFSIYLLNLAIERKKPWYGALASVPLFLAEVSWGGYTYIDISLLAAAFLLILLNRNDEVTAKSFTLMGVFTGFLTSFAPNNIGFLSGAAHGLSMVLISLLLFLDIYLKKVIPKERVMSKSLILSSLILFIFVLAMDGLSVLGKTPIPSRYYAIVDPFFQFTVPIDRTVAEYIPQSITSMLVDFGVAIFLSIIGMYYFIKEGNLAGMWLLVLGVASIYGTSEQPYLFNYTAYMVAPLAGAGVYYVVSRLRQSNVRVAPILLLVVVGVSLVADAGSAIVASNTPNAIITSASPYPIPNYAWVTTLDWLRYDTPSHAFVLSWWDYGYWIEVLGNKTVIDENNTLNGTQIRLMAEIFLNNETYAAYVLEHDFHVYPYGSQNYTIPTYIVAYDAVTVYRGEGFLGYPTNLGGQFLGYTSSLGDIGKAMGAMTVIAGYPVQDYVNITLLNQTETQIATEFQSNPTLAQQLVGLVSNSFPFAWTHRAYQSLIVNMFVEGLQVQGYPVVAPFSGGITSTGVNLGSPLPQVRMEYFQPVQISMAPLYGNGQYEVYVMVVVYQFVQPGTVIQVS; this is encoded by the coding sequence ATGGCTCTTAAGGAAGTCTCCAACGCCTTGAGGAAAACTGTTGTTGTCGACCTAGTCTCAGTACTAGGTATTTCCCTAGTCTCCATGGTAATACGCGCCCTGAGCGCTGCCTACCCCCTCTCCATCAACGGGTTCGACTCATGGTACCTCTTTTACAACGCCCTACTCATAGCCCAGGCCCACGGTAACTGGTACGCAGTCCCTCCTGACGTCCACTCTTGGTTCCCCTCAGGTTTCTTTATAGAGCTCGGGGACACCATAGGCCTGCCATTCATTTCGGCACTCCTCGCCCTACCCTTCTACTCAACCTATGGCCCAAACGCCGTGTATACAGTTGTACTCTTTCTAGACCTAGCGCTAGCAGGTCTTGGCGTCGTGGCGACCTACCTGGCTGTTGAAGGGCTCACCAAGAGCAAGGTCGGTGCAATAGTTGCTTCCCTAATCATAGCTGTCTCCCCTGCGTTGACTTACAAGAACTTGATAGGCGGACTCCCCAAGACTTCTTGGGGGGGCGTCTTCGTCCTCTTCTCCATATACCTCTTGAACCTTGCCATAGAGAGGAAGAAACCGTGGTATGGGGCCCTAGCCTCTGTACCCCTGTTCCTAGCGGAGGTATCCTGGGGCGGTTACACCTACATCGACATAAGCCTCCTGGCTGCCGCTTTCCTCCTGATCCTCCTCAACAGGAACGACGAGGTCACAGCGAAGTCCTTTACCCTGATGGGGGTCTTCACTGGGTTCCTAACGTCCTTTGCCCCGAACAACATAGGCTTCCTCTCAGGTGCAGCACACGGTCTTTCAATGGTCTTGATCTCCCTTCTCCTCTTCCTGGACATCTACCTCAAGAAGGTCATCCCTAAGGAGAGGGTCATGAGCAAGTCCTTGATACTCTCATCCCTGATCCTGTTTATCTTCGTCTTGGCCATGGACGGTCTGTCCGTTTTAGGGAAGACGCCAATACCCTCAAGGTATTACGCTATCGTAGACCCGTTCTTCCAGTTCACGGTACCCATCGATAGGACGGTGGCAGAGTACATCCCCCAGTCCATAACTAGCATGTTAGTGGATTTTGGGGTCGCCATCTTCTTGTCCATCATTGGGATGTACTACTTCATAAAGGAGGGGAACCTAGCTGGCATGTGGTTACTAGTCCTGGGAGTTGCCAGCATTTACGGTACTTCTGAGCAACCCTACCTCTTTAACTACACTGCCTACATGGTAGCTCCCCTCGCCGGAGCTGGGGTCTACTACGTTGTGTCTAGGCTGAGGCAGTCCAACGTGAGGGTCGCCCCAATACTGCTGCTCGTGGTCGTTGGGGTGTCCCTGGTAGCTGACGCGGGGTCAGCCATAGTTGCGAGCAACACCCCTAACGCCATTATCACTTCAGCTTCACCTTACCCCATCCCGAACTACGCCTGGGTCACCACGTTGGACTGGCTGAGGTACGACACACCCTCCCACGCCTTTGTCCTGAGCTGGTGGGACTACGGTTACTGGATAGAGGTCTTGGGGAACAAGACGGTAATAGACGAGAACAACACCCTCAACGGTACACAGATAAGGCTCATGGCCGAGATCTTCCTGAACAACGAGACCTACGCTGCCTACGTCCTTGAGCACGACTTCCACGTCTACCCTTACGGGAGCCAGAACTACACTATCCCAACATATATAGTCGCATATGACGCGGTCACAGTGTACAGGGGGGAGGGTTTCCTGGGCTACCCGACCAACCTCGGGGGCCAGTTCCTTGGGTACACGTCTAGCCTGGGTGATATAGGGAAGGCAATGGGGGCTATGACTGTGATCGCAGGTTACCCCGTCCAGGACTACGTGAACATCACCCTGTTGAACCAGACTGAGACCCAGATAGCGACTGAGTTCCAGTCCAACCCAACCCTAGCCCAACAGCTGGTAGGGCTAGTGAGTAACTCCTTCCCATTCGCTTGGACCCATAGGGCTTACCAGTCCCTGATAGTCAACATGTTCGTTGAAGGTCTCCAAGTACAGGGTTACCCAGTGGTGGCACCGTTCTCTGGAGGGATAACGAGTACTGGTGTGAACCTGGGGTCACCTCTACCCCAAGTGAGGATGGAGTATTTCCAACCAGTCCAGATATCCATGGCCCCACTTTACGGCAACGGCCAATACGAAGTGTACGTCATGGTGGTGGTATACCAGTTCGTACAACCCGGCACGGTGATCCAGGTAAGTTAA
- the slaA gene encoding S-layer protein SlaA, whose product MNSKAIRYLSLLLVLLMGGSFLSGVITQAQTSGTAGGVTISVSSNWVSYGQVVLVSVYDPNVPQSAVGAKYVEGNITISNGTVTLPLNSTEFENLSSVYYLQNGGHYFWFFITMTPVMSTPTVTVTPYNVTVTKKLTINGSTSNVMLVNNNLVASMGTKNVLHFTIPSSFPDNLISIYGMTVKGGGYVNVTSLYYFSTSKTITIQYSTGASVTINNYEANSGNYQVTAISSQSTVPLNSTWTVLVNDQIMQADPLVGGNGGYTVYVMNNYPGVYSPIIQNVSYVAIKNGVYVNTTIFSDNPISNALSMFGYGNVYNGNYTMYTSSVVTNSTYATLTPGGKTPSYSPSKVEPYQYYNLTIRDRYFTTSTPITIYFSDWLANNASVSVTGTIKETLPQPLKLSVLKGENLTVDAFDNISNFSVNEAIPVKVSLLGQNGETFSSKVINLSETYAGSGVFSMPAVLEIGMNYSIGPNSAGTEIVITLPPYDFSNTSILVTATNDIGASFYYLGQNKPVNVSTPGQIVVGQPSLEPVPQVTVLPNVSTGVELAYYEPNLAFGTPTTLNVQPVATKTYDDIVYNGVTIALANITYVLPNGTSNTVPLSNAGINILSSANGNGTFFINLPRTTIVTEVLKLGYIPSGTQLTFKIYDEFAAQTLTVTYKFQTIAPVITIETPTSTSFSSGEVAYLPPLPYNVLPEKHYILINVTDQLYANSIPSTALQATLNVIVENASGKAIKGTSPILVTLTETGPGTGLFTGQIYYTVVKNSNGYYLDINGISVTNLENVINGFLVFNYTSPSSNQQVNATASLKTSTYTLTVNQTSANPGAYVKVTVNSPGLVEGANMRYTGYLTAYVQYVPWNGYSSTLTPSVAPISLSEDGAGSPLFVGTVVLGNSSVVTLNNLTSIINMAGYTVAPGSVVLVNSNASIGPTSTSSSITPYYQQQTISINVPSLTVSILNPSPASPFAKLEIELNSTLFNLYSHPSPGNYTSISGSGAELLLENIISTVTTQQSQQLITGTALISSSDTSFYYNNSIWVISVPMTLWSGTPGSYGVPINVNLTDLLQVTHNVYTVHTVEVPNVSTGTVSIVSAYAVPSVSGQVATLQINGLVKPIISVYFNNQNITQSAAGAVPYPNTTAGELVNITVYAPDAVDNPNVPGSGSTFNVTILNTANGETTTLVLSQETKIVSGVPIGTPYYTGQLKVVEPDVFTPGVSGEISASPGLVNKVLVNMNVVEGTYFNYNGLKQQLTMKSSTYFYVGVIKVSVLVSHFTLTYNGTPTTSMMVGKTYSILFNVTDNGNVNETVYGTLEVLLNGTPVQPEVIAVVTLAPGQSTQVGALFTPTMPGNYTIVFIPFQNNLLSIPYNQGLTEVVSAS is encoded by the coding sequence ATGAACTCTAAGGCGATAAGATATCTATCGCTCCTCCTTGTTTTATTGATGGGAGGTTCATTCCTATCTGGTGTTATAACTCAAGCGCAGACTAGCGGAACAGCCGGAGGTGTAACAATATCGGTCAGCTCGAACTGGGTGAGCTATGGTCAAGTGGTTTTAGTGTCTGTCTATGACCCCAACGTCCCCCAAAGCGCTGTAGGTGCCAAATATGTAGAGGGTAACATCACCATTTCAAACGGCACAGTGACTTTACCCTTGAACAGTACTGAGTTTGAGAACCTTTCATCTGTTTACTACCTTCAAAACGGAGGTCACTACTTCTGGTTCTTTATCACCATGACTCCAGTCATGAGTACTCCTACAGTGACCGTAACTCCTTATAATGTAACTGTAACTAAAAAATTGACCATAAACGGGAGCACTAGTAATGTTATGTTAGTGAACAACAATTTAGTTGCGTCCATGGGAACTAAAAACGTACTGCATTTTACGATACCCTCTTCGTTCCCAGATAACCTGATAAGTATCTATGGTATGACAGTGAAAGGAGGTGGCTACGTTAACGTTACAAGCCTGTATTACTTTAGTACTAGCAAGACCATAACTATCCAGTACAGCACAGGTGCAAGCGTCACCATAAACAACTACGAGGCTAACTCCGGCAACTATCAAGTAACGGCTATTAGTTCACAGTCTACAGTACCGCTGAACTCGACCTGGACAGTATTGGTAAATGACCAGATAATGCAAGCTGACCCATTAGTGGGCGGCAATGGAGGTTATACAGTATATGTGATGAATAATTATCCCGGTGTGTATTCCCCAATCATACAGAACGTGTCTTACGTAGCGATTAAGAACGGTGTGTATGTAAACACGACCATATTCTCCGATAACCCCATATCCAATGCACTATCAATGTTCGGCTACGGCAATGTATACAACGGTAACTATACTATGTACACTTCATCTGTAGTTACTAACAGTACCTATGCCACGTTAACACCTGGAGGTAAAACACCTTCTTACTCTCCGTCCAAAGTTGAACCTTATCAATATTATAACCTGACGATAAGGGATAGGTATTTCACCACCTCAACCCCGATCACGATTTACTTTAGCGATTGGTTAGCAAATAACGCATCCGTGTCCGTAACCGGGACAATTAAGGAGACTCTGCCACAACCGTTGAAGCTATCCGTACTTAAGGGGGAGAACCTCACAGTTGACGCATTTGACAACATATCCAACTTCAGCGTTAATGAGGCCATACCGGTTAAAGTTTCACTCTTGGGCCAAAACGGTGAGACATTTAGTAGTAAAGTAATAAATTTGAGCGAGACTTACGCAGGTTCAGGAGTATTTAGTATGCCTGCAGTGCTTGAAATAGGTATGAATTATAGTATAGGCCCCAATTCTGCGGGCACGGAGATCGTTATCACATTGCCACCCTATGATTTCAGCAATACATCAATCTTGGTTACTGCTACCAATGATATTGGGGCTTCGTTCTATTATCTAGGACAAAATAAACCGGTTAACGTATCCACTCCAGGCCAGATAGTTGTGGGACAGCCGAGTCTGGAGCCTGTACCTCAGGTGACAGTGTTACCTAATGTCAGCACTGGTGTAGAGTTAGCCTACTACGAGCCTAACCTAGCCTTTGGGACTCCCACGACCCTTAATGTGCAGCCCGTGGCAACTAAAACTTACGACGATATAGTGTATAATGGAGTTACTATAGCGTTGGCAAATATCACTTATGTGTTACCTAACGGAACTTCCAACACGGTACCCCTATCCAATGCAGGCATCAACATATTGTCCTCCGCTAATGGGAACGGGACGTTCTTCATAAACCTACCGAGGACTACGATAGTAACCGAAGTTCTAAAACTTGGCTACATACCTTCCGGGACTCAGTTAACCTTCAAGATATATGACGAGTTTGCAGCCCAGACCCTCACAGTGACCTACAAGTTCCAGACTATTGCCCCGGTCATTACCATAGAGACCCCTACATCAACTTCCTTCTCCTCTGGTGAGGTCGCATACCTGCCTCCTCTGCCGTATAACGTTCTACCAGAGAAACACTATATACTGATCAACGTTACGGATCAGTTATACGCAAATAGCATACCTTCCACGGCTCTCCAGGCCACGTTGAATGTAATTGTTGAAAATGCCTCAGGCAAGGCAATAAAAGGAACTTCACCAATTCTCGTCACGTTAACGGAGACCGGACCTGGCACAGGCTTGTTCACTGGTCAGATTTACTACACTGTAGTGAAAAATAGTAACGGTTACTATCTAGATATTAATGGTATAAGTGTAACAAACCTTGAGAACGTTATAAACGGCTTCTTAGTGTTCAATTATACCTCTCCGTCTTCCAACCAGCAAGTTAACGCAACTGCATCGTTGAAGACCTCTACCTACACTCTTACAGTAAACCAGACGTCAGCTAACCCTGGCGCTTATGTGAAAGTGACAGTTAATAGCCCAGGACTTGTGGAGGGGGCCAATATGAGGTACACTGGATACCTCACTGCCTACGTGCAATACGTACCTTGGAACGGATATAGCTCGACGTTAACTCCGTCAGTAGCCCCAATATCTTTGAGTGAAGATGGTGCAGGATCTCCATTGTTCGTTGGAACTGTGGTCCTAGGTAACTCCAGCGTGGTGACCTTGAATAACCTCACAAGTATAATTAACATGGCCGGTTATACTGTGGCTCCAGGATCAGTAGTCCTAGTGAACTCCAACGCGAGTATAGGTCCGACGAGTACCTCCTCTTCAATTACCCCATACTATCAGCAGCAGACAATATCAATTAATGTCCCGTCCTTGACAGTGTCTATCCTCAACCCGTCCCCTGCATCCCCGTTCGCCAAGCTTGAGATTGAGCTGAACTCCACGTTATTTAACCTGTATTCTCACCCATCTCCTGGCAACTATACTTCAATATCTGGATCGGGAGCCGAACTCTTACTGGAAAATATAATATCCACGGTAACCACTCAGCAGTCCCAGCAATTGATAACTGGAACCGCCTTGATAAGCTCAAGTGACACCAGCTTCTACTACAACAACTCCATATGGGTGATTAGTGTCCCCATGACTTTGTGGAGCGGAACTCCTGGGAGTTACGGTGTCCCCATCAACGTGAACCTCACTGACTTGTTGCAGGTCACTCATAACGTCTACACGGTACATACCGTCGAGGTCCCCAACGTGTCCACCGGAACTGTGAGCATAGTTTCAGCGTACGCAGTCCCATCGGTGTCTGGTCAAGTTGCCACTCTCCAGATCAACGGTCTGGTGAAACCTATAATATCCGTTTACTTTAACAACCAGAACATAACTCAGTCCGCAGCAGGAGCAGTCCCATACCCCAACACCACTGCAGGTGAACTCGTAAACATCACGGTTTACGCCCCAGATGCAGTGGATAACCCCAACGTACCTGGTTCAGGGTCGACCTTCAACGTTACCATACTGAACACAGCGAACGGTGAGACTACGACCTTGGTCCTCAGCCAAGAGACCAAGATAGTCTCAGGTGTTCCAATCGGCACTCCCTACTACACAGGTCAATTGAAAGTCGTGGAGCCTGATGTGTTCACTCCTGGAGTGTCAGGTGAGATATCAGCCTCTCCTGGGTTAGTCAATAAGGTTCTAGTAAACATGAACGTGGTAGAAGGAACATACTTCAACTACAATGGTCTAAAACAACAGCTGACTATGAAGTCCTCCACCTACTTCTACGTGGGAGTTATCAAGGTTAGCGTCTTGGTGTCCCACTTCACCTTGACCTACAACGGGACCCCAACGACCAGCATGATGGTAGGTAAGACCTACAGTATACTCTTCAACGTGACTGACAACGGGAACGTGAATGAGACGGTCTACGGAACGCTAGAGGTACTTCTTAATGGAACACCAGTCCAGCCAGAGGTCATTGCCGTAGTTACATTAGCCCCAGGACAGAGTACTCAGGTAGGTGCCCTGTTCACTCCCACAATGCCCGGTAACTACACCATAGTATTCATACCCTTCCAGAACAACCTACTTAGCATACCCTACAACCAGGGACTGACTGAGGTCGTAAGCGCAAGTTAA
- the slaB gene encoding S-layer protein SlaB: MKYSFLPLVLLVLIASPLLALSAATTITVTTQPVYHPGQTVFIEGTAPANTQVGVTIYNPQGKAVFSNVTTSNANGVYSLKAFTFPSQATTTLPYGTYTVQVGTSTGFTNSTTFQFLPLTATVRVLVVNPQGVPVSGATVTADSVSATTNSSGVAVLSLPTGNYTLKVVPPSPYAPTSESISVVAPNMYSFTVTVQIQELSLTVVKAVSPNVNLQDLTSGTGITMTGGTTLTIWSTVTFAGAPISTATVIAMYNGTNYTATYMNGYYVVNISVPNVQYETDLILTASYSGMTSTPVVLPLTVNLNEQKVIESLNATVTSLSQQVTSLSSTVSSLSSTVSSLSSTVSSLSTTLGKLNSTLGSLQQSVSTLSSEYTTLNSKVNALSGLSGTVDIALAVSIIAIIISIVVLILLFRKVS, encoded by the coding sequence ATGAAATATAGTTTCCTTCCCTTAGTATTACTGGTGTTGATAGCTTCCCCGCTTTTGGCCTTATCTGCAGCTACTACCATAACTGTTACGACGCAACCGGTGTACCATCCTGGACAGACGGTTTTCATAGAGGGGACTGCGCCGGCTAACACTCAGGTCGGAGTGACAATATATAACCCACAGGGTAAAGCTGTCTTCTCTAACGTGACTACCAGTAACGCCAACGGTGTGTACTCCCTAAAGGCCTTTACTTTCCCAAGTCAGGCTACTACGACTCTACCTTACGGCACTTACACTGTACAGGTTGGGACGAGCACTGGGTTCACGAACTCCACTACGTTCCAGTTCCTCCCTCTAACTGCTACAGTTAGGGTTTTGGTAGTTAACCCACAGGGAGTCCCCGTTAGCGGGGCTACTGTCACAGCAGATAGCGTTTCGGCGACAACTAACTCTTCCGGGGTAGCAGTGCTATCTCTACCCACAGGGAACTACACCCTAAAGGTGGTCCCACCTTCGCCTTATGCCCCGACTAGCGAGTCCATAAGCGTAGTAGCACCGAATATGTATAGTTTCACTGTAACAGTACAGATCCAGGAGCTGTCCTTGACCGTGGTTAAGGCTGTCTCACCTAACGTTAACCTACAGGACCTGACTTCCGGTACTGGGATCACCATGACTGGAGGGACTACCCTTACAATTTGGAGCACTGTAACTTTCGCTGGAGCTCCAATATCTACAGCTACTGTCATCGCCATGTATAACGGGACGAACTACACGGCTACTTACATGAACGGTTATTACGTAGTGAACATATCTGTTCCTAACGTACAGTATGAGACCGACTTGATCCTTACGGCCTCTTACTCAGGAATGACATCCACTCCTGTTGTGCTACCACTGACCGTTAACCTCAACGAGCAGAAAGTGATAGAGAGCTTAAACGCTACTGTCACTTCCCTTAGTCAACAGGTAACGTCACTCTCGTCAACTGTAAGCTCCCTATCGTCTACTGTGTCCTCCCTGTCATCGACGGTCTCCTCCTTGTCAACTACCCTAGGCAAGTTGAACTCTACCTTAGGCTCGTTGCAACAGAGCGTGAGCACATTGAGTAGCGAGTACACAACGTTGAACAGTAAGGTCAACGCGTTGTCCGGTCTGTCTGGAACCGTGGATATAGCCCTGGCAGTGAGCATCATAGCTATAATTATTTCAATAGTGGTACTAATACTACTCTTTAGAAAGGTAAGTTAA
- a CDS encoding glycosyltransferase family 4 protein, giving the protein MDLLFVNHRDIYHPHAGGAEEVLFHVTTRLSKTNEVTWLTERVKGRSDEEEIDGVRVLRRGTRISLHLLSLLEARRHEVVVDSVAHAVPFFSYLVNERSVALVHHVHQDVLKFEVDPITRLAISSLEKNLKNYSHVIAVSHATKRDLVKKIKVEEDKIKVIHNGVDHVKYRPGKKSSSPLVLWVGRMKRYKNPLDSVEIFKRLNKKAEMVVVGEGDLENEFRRAAEPLGVKYLGRVSEQKKIELYQRAWVVLSTSFIEGWGMTIVEANACGTPALAYNVGSMPEIIKEGKNGFLIDYKDYVKASKTLEYMLEEDVMLSLSKSSLEESMNYDWDRTANEYETYLRSI; this is encoded by the coding sequence ATGGATTTACTTTTTGTCAACCACAGGGACATTTATCATCCTCACGCTGGGGGCGCTGAAGAGGTACTTTTTCACGTTACCACAAGGTTGTCCAAGACCAACGAAGTTACTTGGCTTACCGAGAGGGTGAAGGGGAGGAGTGACGAGGAGGAAATAGACGGGGTCAGGGTCCTAAGGAGAGGGACCAGGATATCCCTTCACCTTCTCTCGTTGCTGGAAGCTAGACGTCACGAGGTAGTCGTAGATAGTGTAGCTCACGCTGTCCCGTTCTTCTCCTATTTGGTTAACGAGAGAAGCGTTGCTCTTGTCCACCATGTTCACCAGGACGTCCTAAAGTTTGAGGTGGACCCAATTACCAGACTCGCGATAAGCAGTTTGGAGAAAAATCTGAAGAATTACTCCCATGTCATAGCTGTTTCACATGCGACCAAGAGGGATCTAGTCAAGAAGATAAAGGTGGAGGAAGACAAGATCAAGGTTATACATAATGGGGTAGACCACGTTAAATATAGGCCCGGGAAGAAGTCCTCTTCTCCCCTGGTCCTCTGGGTAGGTAGGATGAAAAGGTATAAGAACCCCTTGGACTCCGTGGAGATATTTAAGAGGCTTAACAAGAAGGCGGAGATGGTGGTAGTAGGTGAAGGGGACCTGGAGAACGAGTTCAGGAGAGCAGCTGAGCCATTGGGCGTAAAATACCTAGGCAGGGTGAGTGAGCAAAAGAAGATAGAGCTTTACCAGAGGGCGTGGGTGGTACTCTCCACCTCGTTTATTGAGGGATGGGGTATGACGATTGTCGAGGCGAACGCTTGTGGTACACCAGCACTGGCTTACAACGTTGGGTCAATGCCTGAAATTATAAAGGAAGGTAAAAACGGTTTCCTAATAGACTACAAGGATTACGTTAAGGCCTCTAAGACACTTGAGTACATGCTCGAGGAGGACGTCATGTTAAGCCTCTCCAAGAGTTCCTTGGAGGAATCCATGAACTATGATTGGGATAGGACTGCAAACGAGTACGAGACTTACCTAAGGTCTATTTAA